In Polaribacter sp. Hel_I_88, the following proteins share a genomic window:
- a CDS encoding AraC family transcriptional regulator, which yields MERKIFIKNMVCNRCIMFIKTKFEKLDIELKHIELGAIIFEEESENDFEKIKTALEENGFEILLGQEEKLVEQTKITIIKLLQKLPLQLDKTLSKYLESKLNLEYSKISKIFSLKEHITIEKYFIKLKIEKAKELIQLQENNFTEISQQLDYSNVNHFSSQFKNETGMSLSSYKNEQRNFRNPLDQIV from the coding sequence ATGGAAAGAAAAATTTTTATAAAAAACATGGTGTGTAATCGCTGTATAATGTTCATTAAAACAAAATTTGAAAAGTTAGATATTGAACTAAAACATATTGAGCTTGGTGCTATAATTTTCGAGGAAGAGTCAGAAAATGATTTCGAAAAAATTAAAACTGCTTTAGAAGAAAATGGTTTTGAAATTTTATTAGGACAGGAAGAAAAATTAGTAGAACAAACTAAAATAACAATTATTAAATTATTGCAGAAATTACCATTACAATTAGATAAAACACTTTCTAAATATTTAGAATCAAAATTAAATTTAGAATACTCAAAAATCAGTAAAATTTTTTCTTTAAAGGAGCATATTACCATAGAAAAGTATTTTATAAAGTTAAAAATAGAAAAGGCAAAAGAGTTGATTCAATTGCAAGAAAATAATTTTACAGAGATAAGTCAGCAATTAGATTATAGCAATGTAAACCATTTTAGTAGTCAATTTAAAAATGAAACTGGTATGAGCTTATCATCTTACAAAAATGAGCAGAGAAATTTCAGGAATCCTTTAGACCAAATTGTGTAG